Proteins from a single region of Haloarcula laminariae:
- a CDS encoding ArsR/SmtB family transcription factor, whose protein sequence is MSLLPSRGPDASSSQDGELQVVGVDEDVASVLDALSSETARDILNAVYEDPGTPSDLADRLGMSIQKVSYHLEKLDEEDLIAVAGTQYSEKGQEMTVYEPPDDPLVVFVGTPDRKRTLRSLVERLVPAVGLLTAASVMVQAVFGTIPGLLGSPESADGAGPGAGAASGTPEPTPTPEPTPTPTPTDGGDIGIMETTNHTPTPTPESTPTPVEVAQEATETAAAAASGGGIDLEPGVAFFLGGLLVLTAVGLTLAYTR, encoded by the coding sequence ATGTCCCTGCTGCCCTCCCGCGGCCCCGACGCCAGTAGCTCGCAAGACGGCGAGCTACAGGTGGTCGGAGTCGACGAAGACGTCGCGTCCGTCCTCGATGCGCTCTCCTCGGAGACGGCTCGTGACATTCTCAATGCGGTGTACGAAGACCCCGGAACGCCTTCCGACCTGGCCGACCGCCTCGGCATGTCCATCCAGAAGGTCTCCTACCACCTGGAGAAGCTGGACGAGGAGGACCTCATCGCCGTCGCCGGCACCCAGTACTCCGAGAAGGGCCAGGAGATGACGGTGTACGAACCGCCGGATGACCCGCTCGTCGTCTTCGTCGGGACGCCCGACCGGAAGCGGACGCTGCGCTCGCTGGTCGAGCGGCTCGTCCCCGCTGTCGGCCTGCTCACGGCGGCCAGCGTCATGGTCCAGGCCGTCTTCGGGACGATACCGGGCCTGCTCGGCTCGCCGGAGAGCGCGGACGGGGCCGGTCCGGGCGCCGGCGCGGCCAGCGGAACGCCCGAGCCGACGCCCACGCCCGAACCGACGCCTACACCCACGCCGACCGACGGCGGTGATATCGGTATCATGGAGACGACCAACCACACGCCCACGCCCACACCCGAGTCGACCCCGACCCCCGTCGAAGTCGCACAGGAGGCGACGGAGACGGCCGCGGCCGCCGCGAGCGGCGGCGGAATCGACCTCGAACCGGGCGTCGCGTTCTTTCTCGGGGGGCTCCTCGTCCTGACGGCCGTCGGGCTGACCTTGGCCTACACCAGATAG
- a CDS encoding DUF4013 domain-containing protein, producing the protein MFEDAIEYPWRGEQHVETIVIGGVLTLLGILFIPVLFVNGYHVRVIRRVSAGETEAPPVFDDWGDLLVDGLVTLLIGFAYMLVPLVLFLVSWFAIFIPVAGSGVGGSAGDVFAVLGVVAVLAFMLVAFLVGLAALYLLPAAVAAYAVTGEVGSAFSPSTIRSVGVDKAYLTGVVIAVAINFLAQLAGNVVVFTIVGIVLIPFITFYGNVASAYAIGAGVADTPLCADEPEPDANQPTY; encoded by the coding sequence ATGTTCGAGGACGCAATCGAGTATCCGTGGCGGGGCGAACAGCACGTAGAGACAATCGTCATCGGCGGCGTGTTGACCCTGCTCGGGATACTCTTCATTCCGGTCCTGTTCGTCAACGGCTACCACGTCAGAGTTATCAGGCGGGTGAGCGCCGGCGAGACCGAGGCGCCGCCGGTGTTCGACGACTGGGGCGACCTGCTCGTCGACGGGCTGGTCACCCTGCTGATCGGGTTCGCCTACATGCTCGTCCCGCTCGTGCTCTTTCTCGTGTCGTGGTTCGCGATTTTCATCCCAGTCGCGGGGTCCGGCGTCGGCGGCAGTGCCGGCGACGTCTTCGCCGTACTCGGCGTCGTCGCGGTGCTCGCGTTCATGCTGGTCGCGTTCCTGGTGGGGCTCGCCGCCCTCTATCTCCTCCCGGCCGCAGTCGCCGCCTACGCGGTGACCGGTGAGGTCGGCTCGGCCTTCTCGCCGTCGACGATACGCTCCGTGGGCGTCGACAAGGCCTACCTGACGGGGGTCGTCATCGCCGTCGCCATCAACTTCCTCGCTCAGCTCGCGGGCAACGTGGTCGTGTTCACCATCGTCGGTATCGTCCTGATACCGTTTATCACCTTCTACGGGAACGTCGCCAGCGCGTACGCCATCGGGGCCGGCGTGGCCGATACGCCGCTGTGTGCCGACGAGCCGGAGCCCGACGCAAACCAGCCGACGTACTGA
- a CDS encoding beta-class carbonic anhydrase, protein MAHHTHEHNSEPPEAGHVHEWVDDSVDARDDWARRRRKDIPNDKQLFVLACMDERIPIEEVLGLELGDAHIFRNAGGKVTDDVIRSAALTLQFFDTEEIIVVNHTDCGMMSAADEDIVGGLEAAVEGDIDDVDLDPALPELNIGDASIAEWVRMTDNIDEACAAQVSYLENHPLIPDVPVTGYVYEVESGHLRRPGEHIGEEISERV, encoded by the coding sequence ATGGCACATCACACACACGAGCACAACTCCGAGCCGCCCGAGGCCGGCCACGTCCACGAGTGGGTCGACGACAGCGTCGACGCGCGCGACGACTGGGCGCGGCGGCGACGCAAGGACATCCCGAACGACAAGCAGCTGTTCGTCCTCGCCTGCATGGACGAGCGGATACCGATAGAGGAAGTACTGGGCCTGGAACTCGGTGACGCGCACATCTTCCGGAACGCCGGGGGAAAAGTCACCGACGACGTCATTCGCTCGGCGGCACTGACGTTGCAGTTCTTCGACACCGAGGAGATAATCGTCGTCAATCACACCGACTGCGGGATGATGAGCGCCGCCGACGAGGACATCGTCGGGGGCCTGGAAGCGGCGGTCGAGGGTGACATCGACGACGTCGACCTCGACCCGGCGCTCCCGGAGCTGAACATCGGCGACGCGTCCATCGCCGAGTGGGTCCGCATGACCGACAACATCGACGAGGCCTGTGCGGCGCAGGTGTCGTATCTGGAGAACCACCCGCTGATTCCCGACGTGCCGGTCACCGGCTACGTCTACGAGGTCGAGAGCGGGCACCTGCGCCGGCCCGGTGAGCACATCGGCGAGGAGATAAGCGAACGCGTGTAA
- a CDS encoding truncated hemoglobin — translation MAQDTLYERLGGQDGIRAVVDDFYDRLVADDSLGPFFEDADVSKLRRTQTDFLCEAAGGPETYDATPVREAHIDVPFTPEHIERAVELLYRSLDEFDVPDEDADAVVEAVAAFEEELLATPDGDD, via the coding sequence ATGGCGCAGGACACGCTGTACGAGCGGCTGGGCGGTCAGGACGGTATCCGAGCGGTCGTCGACGACTTCTACGACAGGCTGGTGGCCGACGACTCGCTGGGCCCGTTCTTCGAGGACGCGGACGTGTCGAAGCTGCGACGGACCCAGACGGACTTCCTCTGTGAGGCGGCCGGCGGCCCCGAGACGTACGACGCGACGCCGGTCCGCGAGGCCCACATCGACGTCCCGTTTACCCCGGAACACATCGAGCGGGCCGTCGAACTGCTGTACCGGAGCCTCGACGAGTTCGACGTGCCCGACGAGGACGCCGACGCCGTCGTGGAAGCGGTCGCGGCCTTCGAGGAGGAGCTGTTGGCGACCCCGGACGGGGACGACTGA
- a CDS encoding MBL fold metallo-hydrolase has translation MRLTFLGTGSAMPTGRRAQSGALLETDEGALLVDCGSGVLDALARTDTGYEGVDAVLLTHHHLDHVSDIDVLLKARWLAGETELTIAGPPGTADLVTDLLSVHEYMQDRMDLRLVDIEEPTFSLAGLDGERTETRHSMQCFAYRLTPSGGGPTVAFSGDSEAFPELVAFADGAAVFVHDCSFPDDVDVSNHPTPSSLGTALAEADADLGRVYLTHLYPHTEGRHEEMLASLGEAYDGDVRFAEDGLAITLDAI, from the coding sequence ATGCGACTCACCTTTCTCGGAACCGGTAGCGCGATGCCCACCGGGCGACGGGCGCAGTCGGGTGCGCTGCTCGAAACCGACGAGGGGGCCCTGCTCGTCGACTGCGGCAGCGGCGTCCTCGACGCGCTCGCACGGACCGATACGGGCTACGAGGGCGTCGACGCCGTCCTGTTGACCCACCACCACCTCGACCATGTCTCGGACATCGACGTGCTGTTGAAAGCCCGCTGGCTGGCCGGTGAGACGGAACTGACGATTGCCGGGCCGCCCGGGACCGCCGACCTCGTCACTGACCTGCTTTCGGTCCACGAGTACATGCAAGACCGCATGGACCTCCGGCTGGTCGACATCGAGGAGCCGACGTTCTCGCTGGCTGGTCTCGACGGCGAGCGGACCGAGACACGCCACTCGATGCAGTGTTTCGCCTATCGGCTGACGCCGTCGGGGGGCGGGCCGACGGTCGCGTTCAGCGGCGACTCGGAGGCGTTCCCCGAACTCGTCGCCTTCGCCGACGGGGCCGCCGTCTTCGTCCACGACTGCTCGTTTCCCGACGACGTCGACGTCTCGAACCACCCCACACCGTCGAGTCTCGGAACCGCACTCGCCGAGGCCGACGCCGACCTGGGCCGTGTCTACCTGACTCACCTGTACCCACACACCGAGGGGCGACACGAGGAGATGTTAGCGTCGCTGGGCGAGGCCTACGACGGTGACGTTCGCTTTGCGGAGGACGGGCTCGCTATCACGCTCGACGCGATATGA
- the rqcH gene encoding ribosome rescue protein RqcH gives MDHKRELTSVDLAALEAELAEYTGAKLDKAYLYAEDDLVRLKLRDFDRGRVEFIIELGDVKGAYVASADHVPDAPGRPPDFAMMLRNRLSGADLVRVEQFEFDRILELEFSRGDGSTTVVAELFGDGNLAVLDGHGEVIDCLETVRLKSRTVAPGTPYEFPSARFNPLTVGYDGFVARIRESDADLVRTLATQLNFGGLYGEELCTRAGIDYHEAVEDLTEDQLERLYEVVSEFATTLREGTLDPRVYYEDVDGETDEGGEPERRRVDATPVALTEYEHLYSERFETFNDALDDYFYNFQREEEVEGGETKRPDFEGEISKYEHIIRQQQEAIEDFEADAQAEREKAELLYARYDLVDDVLSTVQGARSDDVPWDDIEAKFREGAEQGIPAAEAVAGLDGSEGTVTLDIDGTRITVDADTGVEKNADELYKEAKRIEGKKEGAQAAIEDTREDLEAVKRRRDEWEEDDGDDTDEESDADDEPTDWLAEPSIPVRHNEQWYEQFRWFRTSDGYLVIGGRDADDNEQLVQKYLEGGDKFFHAQAHGGPVTVLKATGPSESSREVDFPQSSLDQAAQFAVSYSSVWKDGKFAGDVYMVDPDQVSKTPESGEYLEKGGFAVRGDRTYFEDTPVGVAVGITCEDRTQVVGGPPAAVEGDVATSIEVEPGQYAQNDIAKRLYREFKDRFTDESFVRKVASPDLIQEFLPPGGSRMVDE, from the coding sequence ATGGACCACAAGCGGGAGCTGACGAGCGTCGACCTCGCCGCCTTAGAGGCCGAGCTCGCCGAGTACACCGGTGCGAAACTCGACAAGGCCTACCTGTACGCCGAGGACGACCTCGTGCGCCTGAAGCTGCGGGACTTCGACCGCGGCCGCGTCGAGTTCATCATCGAACTCGGCGACGTGAAAGGCGCCTACGTCGCCTCGGCGGACCACGTCCCGGACGCCCCGGGCCGCCCGCCCGACTTCGCGATGATGCTCCGGAACCGCCTCTCGGGGGCGGACCTCGTGCGGGTGGAACAGTTCGAGTTCGACCGCATTCTGGAGCTTGAGTTCTCCCGCGGTGACGGCTCGACGACGGTCGTCGCGGAGCTGTTCGGCGACGGCAACCTCGCGGTGCTCGACGGCCACGGCGAGGTCATCGACTGTCTCGAAACGGTCCGCCTGAAGTCACGGACCGTGGCGCCGGGGACGCCCTACGAGTTCCCCTCCGCCCGGTTCAACCCGCTGACGGTGGGCTACGACGGCTTCGTCGCCCGGATACGGGAGTCCGACGCCGACCTCGTCCGCACCCTGGCGACCCAGCTGAACTTCGGCGGGCTCTACGGCGAGGAGCTGTGTACGCGGGCCGGCATCGACTACCACGAGGCCGTCGAGGACCTCACCGAGGACCAGCTCGAACGCCTCTACGAGGTGGTCTCCGAGTTCGCGACCACCCTCCGCGAGGGGACGCTGGACCCGCGGGTGTACTACGAGGACGTGGACGGCGAGACCGACGAGGGCGGCGAGCCCGAGCGCCGCCGCGTCGACGCGACGCCGGTCGCGCTGACGGAGTACGAGCACCTGTACAGCGAGCGCTTCGAGACGTTCAACGACGCCCTAGACGACTACTTCTACAACTTCCAGCGCGAGGAGGAGGTCGAAGGCGGGGAGACCAAACGCCCCGACTTCGAGGGCGAGATATCGAAGTACGAACACATCATCCGACAGCAACAGGAGGCCATCGAGGACTTCGAGGCCGACGCGCAGGCCGAACGCGAGAAGGCCGAGTTGCTGTATGCCCGCTACGACCTCGTCGACGACGTGCTCTCGACGGTACAGGGCGCCCGCAGCGACGACGTCCCGTGGGACGACATCGAGGCGAAGTTCCGGGAGGGCGCGGAGCAGGGCATCCCGGCCGCCGAGGCCGTGGCCGGCCTCGACGGCAGCGAGGGCACCGTCACCCTCGACATCGACGGCACCCGAATCACGGTCGACGCCGACACCGGCGTCGAGAAGAACGCCGACGAGCTGTACAAGGAGGCAAAGCGAATCGAGGGCAAGAAGGAGGGCGCCCAGGCGGCCATCGAGGACACCCGCGAGGACCTCGAAGCGGTCAAGCGGCGCCGTGACGAGTGGGAGGAAGACGACGGGGACGACACCGACGAGGAGAGCGACGCCGACGACGAACCCACGGACTGGCTCGCCGAGCCGTCGATTCCCGTCCGCCACAACGAGCAGTGGTACGAGCAGTTCCGCTGGTTTCGCACCTCCGACGGCTATCTCGTCATCGGCGGCCGCGACGCCGACGACAACGAACAGCTCGTCCAGAAGTACCTGGAGGGCGGTGACAAGTTCTTCCACGCGCAGGCTCACGGCGGCCCGGTCACGGTTCTCAAGGCCACCGGACCGAGCGAATCGTCGAGGGAGGTCGACTTCCCGCAGTCGTCGCTCGACCAGGCCGCGCAGTTCGCCGTCTCCTACAGCTCCGTCTGGAAGGACGGGAAGTTCGCCGGCGACGTGTACATGGTCGACCCCGACCAGGTCTCGAAGACCCCCGAGAGCGGGGAGTACCTGGAGAAGGGCGGCTTCGCGGTCAGAGGCGACCGGACCTACTTCGAGGACACCCCCGTCGGCGTCGCCGTCGGCATCACCTGCGAGGACCGGACGCAGGTCGTCGGCGGGCCGCCGGCGGCCGTCGAGGGCGACGTTGCGACCAGCATCGAGGTCGAGCCGGGCCAGTACGCCCAGAACGACATCGCCAAGCGGCTCTACCGGGAGTTCAAGGACCGGTTCACCGACGAGTCGTTCGTCCGCAAGGTCGCCAGCCCCGACCTGATTCAGGAGTTCCTGCCCCCGGGCGGGAGCCGGATGGTCGACGAGTGA
- a CDS encoding mRNA surveillance protein pelota: protein MQIQSRQATGEGRERVELVPETLDDLWHLSYVIEPGDHVSGDTTRRIQRNDDNLRDKGGEREPMWLQIEVSDVEFAKFANRLRVGGEIVDCSREDQLGFHHTLNVEEHTELTVEKRWKPDQNDRLEEAVESTENPDVAIATVEEGEAHVHTVAQYGTEERATITSTTGKGDYARPRDELFSELADVLKRQDVDTYILAGPGFTKQDALDYFEDAIPDIAEQITTVDTAAVGDRGVHEVLKRGAVEDVQQRTRIAEEADHIDELMARIGEGSEVAYGPEEVAKAADFGAIETLLVLDERLRKERAGEGDWDIDADDIIETTEQKGGDVTVFSAEFAPGQQLANLGGIAALLRYRLE from the coding sequence ATGCAGATACAGAGCCGGCAGGCCACCGGCGAGGGGCGCGAGCGCGTCGAGCTGGTCCCCGAGACCCTCGACGACCTCTGGCACCTCTCCTACGTCATCGAGCCCGGCGACCACGTCTCCGGCGACACCACACGGCGCATCCAGCGCAACGACGACAACCTCCGGGACAAGGGCGGCGAGCGCGAGCCGATGTGGCTGCAAATCGAGGTCTCCGACGTGGAGTTCGCGAAGTTCGCCAACCGCCTTCGCGTCGGCGGGGAAATCGTCGACTGCTCGCGGGAGGACCAGCTGGGCTTTCACCACACGCTCAACGTCGAGGAACACACCGAACTCACCGTCGAGAAGCGGTGGAAACCCGACCAGAACGACCGGCTGGAGGAGGCCGTCGAGTCCACCGAGAACCCCGACGTGGCCATCGCCACGGTCGAGGAGGGGGAGGCCCACGTCCACACCGTCGCCCAGTACGGGACCGAGGAGCGTGCGACCATCACGTCCACGACGGGGAAAGGCGACTACGCCCGCCCCCGCGACGAGCTGTTCTCCGAACTCGCCGACGTGCTGAAGCGCCAGGACGTCGACACCTACATCCTCGCCGGTCCGGGCTTCACCAAGCAGGACGCGCTGGACTACTTCGAGGACGCGATTCCGGACATCGCCGAGCAGATAACCACGGTCGACACCGCGGCCGTCGGCGACCGCGGCGTCCACGAGGTGTTGAAACGCGGCGCCGTCGAGGACGTCCAGCAACGGACCCGCATCGCCGAGGAGGCCGACCACATCGACGAGCTGATGGCCCGCATCGGCGAGGGGAGCGAGGTCGCCTACGGCCCCGAGGAGGTCGCCAAAGCCGCCGACTTCGGCGCCATCGAGACGCTGCTCGTCCTCGACGAGCGGCTCCGGAAGGAGCGGGCCGGCGAGGGCGACTGGGACATCGACGCCGACGACATCATCGAGACGACCGAGCAGAAAGGCGGCGACGTGACGGTGTTCTCGGCCGAGTTCGCGCCGGGCCAGCAGCTCGCGAACCTCGGCGGCATCGCCGCCCTCCTTCGCTACCGGCTCGAATAG
- a CDS encoding ATP-dependent helicase — MDPRERLAATDPDFDAASVDIDDADVLERLTPVVAQWWVEEFGEFVPGNGGFFTPPQKEAIPLIHEGENALVCAPTGSGKTLASFTAIINELFAKAREDSLDNSVYCLYVSPLKSLANDIHRNLTVPLDGITGKLDERGEDVEIRHAIRHGDTSSADRQAMLETTPHILNTTPETLAILLNSPKFQEKLETVEYVVVDEIHSLAENKRGTHLSVSLERLEAMAEGSPTRIGCSATVEPLETVAEFLVGREEPGGEPRPYELVDTRFVRDLDVELTCPTDDLIGTPSNVVTDRFYRQLHEHVQDHTNTLVFTNTRSGAERVLQTLRERYDEYDEGNSGCHHGSLSKDKRHEIEGKLKEGALDVVTTSTSLELGIDMPYIDLVVQVGSPKSVAALLQRVGRAGHQLGETVEGRVIALDRDELVECAVMLGKATDGFVDRVFIPENAQDVATQHVYGMAINRVRPESEVRGILERAYPYRNYSDDDWERLCRYLTADYPGMEEKNVYAKIWRDANDPPDGEYHYEEYDVGEPLVGKRGRLARVIYMTNIGTIPDSFTCDVITRSGDEWVGQLDESYLDTLEKGDVFVLGGSNFEYRYRRGSKVYVDPTAARPTVPSWFSERLPLSYDLGREILAFQRTLLEKLEAGGLSEVRNWLRTFPLDENSVRAIARMFREQVAYAGSESVATDERLVIEEAMDHDEYERHYYVHSGYGRRFNDGFSRLLAYRVAQAASANVQVAVADNGFTLSMPLNRKVDIERIVRDIDPGDVRGDLRAALDGTDLLQRYFRINATRSLMILKRYKGYEKSASEQQVSAEMLLGFAEDLGEFAVVEETYREILQDKLNVDAIEDVLTDIEREALDVTTVRVDSPSPRAFGLATLLASDVVLAEDESAVLAEFHRRVLDEIEGEDAVAVDD; from the coding sequence ATGGACCCGCGCGAGCGACTCGCCGCCACCGACCCCGACTTCGACGCGGCGTCGGTCGACATCGACGACGCGGACGTACTCGAACGGCTCACACCGGTTGTCGCCCAGTGGTGGGTCGAGGAGTTCGGCGAGTTCGTCCCCGGGAACGGCGGCTTCTTCACGCCGCCACAGAAGGAGGCGATTCCGCTCATCCACGAGGGCGAGAACGCACTGGTCTGTGCGCCGACCGGCTCTGGGAAGACGCTCGCCTCCTTCACCGCCATCATCAACGAGCTGTTCGCCAAGGCCCGCGAGGACAGCCTCGACAACAGCGTCTACTGCCTCTACGTCTCGCCGCTGAAGTCGCTGGCCAACGACATCCACCGGAACCTGACCGTTCCACTCGACGGCATCACCGGGAAGCTCGACGAGCGCGGGGAGGACGTCGAGATACGCCACGCCATCCGCCACGGCGACACGAGCAGTGCCGACCGGCAGGCGATGCTGGAGACCACGCCCCACATCCTCAACACCACGCCGGAGACGCTGGCGATACTGCTGAACTCCCCGAAGTTCCAGGAGAAGCTCGAAACGGTGGAGTACGTCGTCGTCGACGAGATACACAGCCTGGCGGAGAACAAGCGCGGCACGCACCTCTCGGTGTCGCTGGAGCGCCTGGAGGCGATGGCCGAGGGGTCGCCCACGCGAATCGGCTGTTCGGCGACGGTCGAACCCCTGGAGACGGTCGCCGAGTTCCTGGTCGGTCGCGAGGAACCCGGCGGCGAGCCCCGGCCGTACGAACTCGTCGACACCCGCTTCGTCCGGGACCTCGACGTCGAGCTGACCTGTCCGACCGACGACCTCATCGGGACGCCGAGCAATGTCGTCACCGACCGCTTCTACCGCCAACTGCACGAGCACGTCCAGGACCACACGAACACGCTCGTGTTCACTAACACCCGTTCCGGGGCCGAGCGCGTCCTCCAGACGCTGCGGGAACGGTACGACGAGTACGACGAGGGGAACTCGGGCTGTCACCACGGTTCGCTGTCGAAGGACAAGCGCCACGAGATAGAGGGGAAGCTCAAGGAGGGGGCGCTCGACGTCGTGACGACATCGACGAGCCTCGAACTGGGCATCGACATGCCTTACATCGACCTCGTCGTGCAGGTCGGCTCCCCCAAATCCGTCGCCGCTCTGCTCCAGCGGGTCGGTCGGGCCGGTCACCAGCTCGGCGAGACCGTCGAGGGGCGAGTCATCGCACTGGACCGCGACGAGCTCGTCGAGTGTGCGGTGATGCTCGGGAAGGCCACCGACGGCTTCGTCGACCGCGTGTTCATCCCCGAGAACGCCCAGGACGTGGCGACACAGCACGTCTACGGGATGGCTATCAATCGGGTCCGGCCCGAGTCCGAGGTCCGGGGCATCCTCGAACGGGCCTACCCCTACCGGAACTACTCCGACGACGACTGGGAGCGGCTCTGTCGGTATCTCACCGCCGACTACCCCGGCATGGAGGAGAAGAACGTCTACGCGAAGATATGGCGCGACGCCAACGACCCGCCCGACGGCGAGTACCACTACGAGGAGTACGACGTGGGCGAGCCGCTCGTCGGCAAGCGCGGGCGGCTGGCCCGGGTCATCTACATGACCAACATCGGGACCATCCCGGATTCGTTCACCTGTGACGTGATAACGCGCAGCGGCGACGAGTGGGTGGGACAGCTCGACGAGTCCTATCTCGATACCCTGGAGAAAGGCGACGTGTTCGTCCTGGGCGGGTCGAACTTCGAGTACCGCTACCGCCGCGGGTCGAAGGTGTACGTCGACCCGACGGCGGCCCGTCCGACCGTCCCATCGTGGTTCTCGGAGCGCCTGCCGCTCTCGTACGACCTCGGTCGGGAGATACTGGCCTTCCAGCGCACGCTCCTCGAAAAGCTCGAAGCCGGCGGCCTCTCCGAGGTCCGCAACTGGCTCCGGACCTTCCCGCTCGACGAGAACTCCGTCCGCGCAATCGCGCGGATGTTCCGCGAGCAGGTGGCCTACGCCGGCAGCGAGAGCGTCGCGACGGACGAGCGGCTGGTTATCGAGGAGGCGATGGACCACGACGAGTACGAGCGCCACTACTACGTCCACTCGGGCTACGGCCGGCGGTTCAACGACGGGTTCTCCCGGCTGCTGGCATACCGGGTCGCCCAGGCCGCGAGCGCGAACGTGCAGGTCGCCGTGGCCGACAACGGCTTCACCCTCTCGATGCCGCTCAACCGGAAGGTCGACATCGAGCGCATCGTCCGCGACATCGACCCCGGCGACGTCCGCGGGGACCTGCGGGCGGCGCTCGACGGGACGGACCTCCTCCAGCGGTACTTCCGCATCAACGCGACGCGCTCGCTGATGATACTCAAACGGTACAAGGGCTACGAGAAGTCGGCAAGCGAACAGCAGGTCTCGGCGGAGATGCTGCTGGGCTTCGCCGAGGACCTCGGCGAGTTCGCCGTCGTCGAGGAGACCTACCGCGAGATACTGCAGGACAAGCTCAACGTCGACGCCATCGAGGACGTGCTGACCGACATCGAGCGGGAAGCGCTCGACGTGACGACGGTTCGCGTCGATTCCCCGTCCCCGCGGGCGTTCGGGCTGGCGACGCTGCTCGCCAGCGACGTGGTGCTCGCCGAGGACGAGTCCGCGGTGCTGGCGGAGTTTCACCGCCGCGTGTTGGACGAGATAGAGGGCGAGGACGCCGTGGCAGTGGACGACTGA
- a CDS encoding GAF domain-containing sensor histidine kinase, with translation MSFEEQQDFARQVADLNKYGQALNRCESVEEVVSLTLEAMSLLFQFSYSTFIEVRDGELEVVHSTNPRLTQGGKPGPVAQQAFEAAETVVTIGDEAGLDGDSDVTATLAVPAQVGGEVTAILVTRSTSVDTFGEEYSRPLEILASHAATAISNIRSRERLERARQDLETRKEMIEMYDRLLRHDLGNDLQIIAGFADVVASEVEGQTAEYVGKIQRAAESSADLIERVGNLVSTLEEQDEPEPQDLRVILEDTAAEVEANYPELTVDFDPETADYRVYSGDLLDSVFTNLVSNAAVHNDGPVHMDISVAEAGSGTVVIAFADDGSGVPEDIRSEIFEMGAKGPDSSGTGFGLGFVRALTESYGGDVTVGESDMGGAEFRVTLQRA, from the coding sequence ATGTCATTCGAAGAACAGCAGGATTTCGCGAGGCAGGTCGCGGACCTCAACAAGTACGGGCAAGCGCTCAACCGGTGTGAGTCCGTCGAGGAGGTCGTATCGCTGACACTCGAGGCGATGTCGCTGCTGTTCCAGTTCTCTTACTCCACGTTCATCGAGGTGCGCGATGGCGAACTCGAAGTGGTCCACAGCACGAACCCGCGGCTGACCCAGGGCGGCAAGCCCGGCCCCGTCGCCCAGCAGGCCTTCGAGGCGGCCGAGACAGTCGTCACGATCGGGGACGAGGCCGGCCTGGACGGGGACTCGGACGTGACCGCGACGCTCGCGGTCCCGGCACAAGTCGGCGGCGAGGTGACCGCTATTCTGGTCACCCGCTCGACCTCCGTCGACACGTTCGGCGAGGAGTACAGCCGCCCGCTGGAGATTCTGGCCTCCCACGCGGCGACGGCCATCAGCAACATCCGCTCGCGCGAGCGGCTCGAACGGGCCCGCCAGGACCTGGAGACGCGCAAGGAGATGATAGAGATGTACGACCGGCTCCTGCGCCACGACCTGGGGAACGACCTCCAGATTATCGCCGGCTTCGCAGACGTCGTCGCGAGCGAGGTCGAGGGTCAGACCGCCGAATACGTGGGCAAGATACAGCGGGCCGCCGAGAGCTCCGCCGACCTCATCGAACGGGTCGGGAACCTCGTGAGCACGCTGGAGGAGCAAGACGAGCCCGAACCCCAGGACCTACGGGTGATTCTGGAGGACACCGCCGCCGAGGTCGAAGCGAACTACCCGGAGCTGACCGTCGATTTCGACCCCGAAACGGCCGACTACCGCGTCTACAGCGGCGACCTGCTCGACTCAGTGTTTACGAACCTCGTCTCGAACGCGGCCGTCCACAACGACGGGCCCGTCCACATGGACATCTCGGTAGCGGAGGCGGGGAGCGGCACCGTCGTCATCGCGTTCGCCGACGACGGCAGCGGCGTCCCCGAGGATATCCGCTCGGAGATATTCGAGATGGGTGCGAAAGGGCCCGACAGCTCGGGGACCGGGTTCGGGCTCGGCTTCGTCCGCGCGCTCACGGAGTCCTACGGCGGCGACGTCACGGTGGGCGAGAGCGACATGGGCGGCGCGGAGTTTCGCGTGACGCTCCAGCGGGCCTGA